A region from the Penaeus monodon isolate SGIC_2016 chromosome 17, NSTDA_Pmon_1, whole genome shotgun sequence genome encodes:
- the LOC119583285 gene encoding hepatitis A virus cellular receptor 1-like: MGDFNAKIGSGTARSLSQWFFCGQQLDDGLVSPVAHDNPLPGKGFLPKGNNKTKPPLDAKPGFLGPWKVEESEDCLQFELRTLQTSQGARKNAATKAIPATEKKKLYQANSTQTSKKMLRKKSSFKIQQRAITSTTIDQSRTSATRTSATNNYWTINNHNATITEQSKITVPLTIVEQSITKMPPATTCYQQSTEQSTTTVPPKFTEQSITTVLPIILEQLVTAVTPTTTEISITTVPQTTILQSMSTVLPTTTVQSITTVPPTTTDQSITKVPQTTTEPTTTVPLTTP, encoded by the exons TTCCCTTTCTCAATGGTTCTTTTGCGGacagcagcttgatgacggtctggtgtCACCTGTTGCACATGACAATCCTTTACCGGGCAAGGGATTCCTACCAAAA GGCAACAACAaaactaaacccccgctggatgctaagCCAGGATTTCTAGGCCCCTGG AAAGTTGAAGAAAGTGAAGATTGCCTTCAATTTGAACTCAGAACCTTACAGACCAGTCAAGGTGCGAGAAAAAATGCAGCTACAAAGGCAATCCcggcaacagaaaaaaagaaactttatcAAGCTAACTCCACCCAGACCTCTAAGAAAATGCTTCGAAAAAAGTCAAGTTTCAAAATACAACAACGTGCAA TTACATCGACAACCATTGATCAATCAAGAACCAGTGCCACAAGAACAAGTGCCACAAACAACTACTGGACAATCAATAACCATAATGCCACAATCACTGAACAATCAAAAATCACAGTGCCACTAACAATCGTTGAACAATCAATAACCAAAATGCCCCCAGCAACCACA TGCTACCAACAATCAACTGAACAGTCTACAACTACAGTGCCACCAAAATTCACTGAACAATCAATAACCACAGTGCTACCAATAATTCTGGAACAATTAGTAACCGCAGTGacaccaacaaccactgaaatATCCATAACCACAGTGCCACAAACAACCATTCTTCAATCAATGTCCACAGTGCTACCAACAACCACTGTCCAATCAATAActacagtgccaccaacaaccacTGATCAATCAATAACCAAAGTGCCACAAACAACCactgaaccaacaaccacagtgcCACTAACAACTCCTTAA
- the LOC119583286 gene encoding uncharacterized protein P19A11.02c-like, translated as MPPTITTRLPTTTVPLPTTTSSQEPTAEEQVTKYNKPNINSTTVQKPDYCQQSQGHSPKTTEKLTIEVWLTTTVPPTKIVSLTTTVLPTTTVGPTEVQPTTEPSTTTEQSTTEVLLTTIVSPT; from the exons ATGCCACCAACAATAACCACTAGGTTGCCAACAACCACAGTGCCATTGCCAACCACAACGTCATCTCAGGAACCAACAGCTGAAGAGCAAGTTACA AAGTACAATAAACCCAATATCAACAGTACAACAGTACAAAAACCAGACTATTGCCAACAATCACAGGGCCAT TCGCCAAAAACTACTGAGAAGCTAACAATCGAAGTCTGGCTAACAACCACTGTGCCACCAACAAAAATTGTTAGTCTAACAACCACAGTTTTACCAACAACCACTGTAGGGCCAACAGAAGTACAACCAACCACAGAGCCATCAACAACGACTGAGCAGTCAACAACTGAGGTCCTGCTAACAACAATTGTGTCACCAACTTAA